A section of the Citrus sinensis cultivar Valencia sweet orange chromosome 8, DVS_A1.0, whole genome shotgun sequence genome encodes:
- the LOC102614195 gene encoding uncharacterized protein LOC102614195, with translation MRMTSLATLGFLLLCCMAFAIHASDPGYMKFRDPQQPLSKRIRDLMNRMTLEEKIGQMVQLDRAAATAEIMRDYSIGSLLSGGGSVPRLQATPQEWIDMVNDFQKGSLSSRLGIPMIYGIDAVHGHNNVYKATIFPHNVGLGATRDPDLVRRIGAATALEVRATGINYAFAPCIAVCRDPRWGRCFESYSEDPKIVKLMTEIIPGLQGDIPSDLPKGIPYVAGRDKVAACAKHYVGDGGTTRGINENNTVIDRHGLMSIHMPAYNDAIIKGVSTVMVSYSSWNGLKMHANRDLVTNFLKGTLKFRGFVISDWQGIDRITTPEHANYSYSVLAGVNAGIDMFMLPFNHTDFIDILTDFVERKIVPMSRIDDAVRRILRVKFTMGLFEKPMADQTFIDKLGSQAHRDLAREAVRKSLVLLKNGENADGAALPLPKNAARILVAGTHANNLGYQCGGWTIAWQGLSGNNNTVGTTILNGISATVDSDTEIIFSENPSMDYVKASNVSYAIVVVGEQPYAETQGDSLNLTISEPGPSTLTNVCAAVKCVVVLVSGRPVTVGPYLPQVDALVAAWLPGTEGQGVADVLFGDYGFTGRLPRTWFKTVDQLPMNFGDEQYDPLFPLGFGLTTEPVGSS, from the exons ATGAGGATGACTTCACTTGCTACATTAGGGTTTCTCCTATTATGCTGCATGGCATTCGCAATTCATGCATCAGACCCAGGTTACATGAAATTCAGAGACCCACAACAGCCATTGAGCAAAAGAATCAGAGACCTCATGAACAGAATGACTCTAGAAGAGAAAATTGGTCAGATGGTGCAATTAGACCGCGCGGCCGCAACCGCAGAGATCATGAGGGATTATTCTATCGGCAGCTTACTTAGCGGTGGTGGGAGCGTGCCGCGCCTTCAGGCCACGCCGCAGGAATGGATTGACATGGTCAACGATTTTCAGAAAGGTTCATTGTCAAGCCGGCTAGGGATTCCTATGATTTATGGCATTGATGCGGTTCATGGCCACAACAATGTTTATAAGGCCACGATATTTCCCCACAATGTTGGCCTGGGAGCTACAAG GGACCCTGACCTTGTGAGGAGGATTGGAGCTGCAACCGCTCTTGAAGTTAGAGCTACAGGCATCAATTATGCATTTGCTCCATGCATTGCG GTCTGTAGAGATCCGAGATGGGGGAGATGTTTCGAGAGCTACAGTGAGGATCCTAAAATTGTTAAACTGATGACAGAAATTATACCTGGTTTACAAGGAGATATTCCCAGTGACTTACCAAAGGGCATTCCTTATGTCGCCGGAAG GGATAAGGTTGCTGCTTGTGCAAAACACTATGTTGGGGATGGAGGTACAACGAGAGGCATCAATGAGAACAATACGGTGATTGATAGGCATGGATTGATGAGCATTCACATGCCAGCTTACAACGACGCAATCATCAAAGGCGTGTCCACAGTCATGGTATCTTACTCTAGCTGGAATGGCCTGAAGATGCACGCCAATCGCGATCTTGTTACCAATTTTCTCAAGGGCACCCTCAAGTTCAGG GGTTTTGTAATCTCGGATTGGCAGGGAATTGATAGAATTACTACACCGGAACATGCAAATTACTCTTACTCAGTTCTGGCTGGTGTTAATGCTGGTATTGATATG TTCATGCTTCCATTCAACCACACCGACTTCATAGATATTCTGACTGATTTCGTGGAGAGAAAGATTGTCCCAATGAGTCGTATAGATGATGCTGTGAGAAGGATATTGAGAGTGAAGTTCACAATGGGTTTGTTTGAGAAACCAATGGCTGATCAGACTTTCATCGATAAACTTGGAAGCCAG GCTCACAGAGATTTAGCCAGGGAAGCAGTTAGAAAATCTCTGGTATTACTGAAAAATGGAGAGAATGCAGATGGTGCAGCGCTTCCTCTTCCGAAAAATGCAGCCAGGATTTTAGTTGCCGGAACCCATGCCAATAATTTGGGCTACCAATGTGGTGGCTGGACTATCGCTTGGCAGGGACTTAGCGGCAATAATAACACTGTTG GGACTACTATCTTGAATGGTATCTCAGCCACAGTCGACAGTGACACAGAGATTATTTTCAGTGAGAATCCGTCAATGGATTATGTCAAGGCCAGCAACGTTTCCTACGCCATTGTTGTCGTGGGAGAGCAGCCGTATGCTGAGACACAAGGTGACAGTTTGAACTTGACGATAAGCGAGCCAGGGCCGAGCACGCTCACCAATGTATGTGCGGCTGTTAAATGTGTCGTTGTGTTAGTTTCTGGCCGGCCTGTTACAGTTGGACCTTATCTTCCCCAAGTAGATGCTCTTGTTGCTGCTTGGCTTCCGGGGACTGAAGGCCAGGGAGTTGCTGATGTGCTTTTCGGAGACTATGGATTTACTGGGAGGCTGCCTCGTACTTGGTTCAAGACTGTTGATCAGCTGCCCATGAACTTCGGTGACGAGCAATATGACCCGCTTTTTCCCTTGGGGTTTGGCCTCACTACTGAGCCTGTTGGTTCAAGTTAG